From the Marinomonas sp. THO17 genome, one window contains:
- the proB gene encoding glutamate 5-kinase, producing the protein METREKIASAKRIVVKIGSALLTNDGQGLDVDRIGLWVSQIAALRAQGKEVVLVSSGSIAAGMKRLGFGKRPTQVNELQAAAAVGQMELVGVYESHFEKHGLCTAQILLTHDDLSNRRRYLNARSSLRTLLGLGVVPIVNENDTVVTDEIRFGDNDTLGALVANLVEADALIILTDQQGLFDKNPRDHKDAKLISYISASDDSLESMASGGAGVLGSGGMLTKVRAARLAARSGADTLIASGREEDVILRVAKGDVLGTWLLPESSPIAARKQWLAGHLKSRGALTLDSGAVSALRKAGSLLPVGVKDAEGTFSRGDMVICVDESGALVARGLINYSVAETLKLLGKSSGKIGEILGYEGEPELIHRDDLVII; encoded by the coding sequence ATGGAAACGCGTGAGAAAATTGCAAGTGCGAAGCGCATTGTTGTGAAAATTGGCAGTGCTTTATTGACCAATGACGGCCAAGGTTTGGATGTGGATCGTATCGGTTTGTGGGTGTCGCAAATCGCTGCCTTGAGAGCTCAAGGTAAAGAGGTTGTATTGGTATCGTCTGGTTCCATTGCCGCTGGAATGAAACGTTTGGGTTTTGGTAAACGACCGACTCAGGTGAATGAGCTGCAGGCCGCTGCTGCCGTTGGCCAAATGGAACTAGTGGGTGTATACGAATCACACTTTGAAAAACATGGTTTGTGCACAGCGCAAATTTTGCTAACTCACGACGATTTATCTAATCGTCGACGCTACTTAAACGCACGATCTTCGTTGCGAACTTTGCTTGGTTTGGGCGTTGTACCCATTGTTAACGAAAATGACACGGTTGTAACTGATGAGATTCGTTTTGGTGACAATGATACATTGGGCGCCTTGGTGGCCAACTTAGTTGAGGCGGATGCTCTGATCATTTTGACTGACCAGCAAGGTTTGTTTGATAAAAATCCTCGTGATCATAAAGATGCAAAATTAATCTCTTATATTTCTGCTTCCGACGATAGTTTGGAATCCATGGCAAGTGGTGGTGCTGGCGTGTTGGGGAGTGGCGGTATGTTAACCAAAGTGCGTGCGGCACGCTTGGCGGCACGTTCTGGGGCAGATACTCTAATCGCTTCAGGTCGAGAAGAAGATGTGATTCTGCGTGTCGCCAAAGGAGATGTGTTGGGGACTTGGTTGTTGCCAGAAAGCAGTCCAATTGCGGCTCGTAAGCAATGGTTGGCAGGGCATCTGAAAAGCCGCGGTGCTTTGACCTTGGATTCAGGTGCAGTGTCGGCTTTGCGTAAAGCGGGGAGTTTGTTGCCTGTGGGGGTAAAAGACGCTGAAGGTACTTTCTCTCGTGGTGATATGGTAATTTGTGTGGACGAATCTGGTGCATTGGTTGCTCGTGGCTTGATCAATTACAGTGTGGCAGAAACGCTAAAATTGTTAGGTAAGTCATCGGGTAAAATCGGTGAAATTCTAGGTTACGAAGGGGAGCCGGAGCTGATTCATCGTGACGATTTGGTCATTATTTAA
- a CDS encoding diacylglycerol kinase has product MAKPGKVGLSRVLSASKYSYQGLRAQWHHEAAFRQEVCLFLIALPLALWLGDNGLERALLIFSVGMVLIVETLNSSVEAVVDRISHEHHELSGRAKDLGSAAVMLALILAAVVWLVILFG; this is encoded by the coding sequence ATGGCTAAGCCAGGAAAAGTGGGTTTGAGTCGCGTACTCAGTGCCTCTAAATATTCTTATCAAGGCTTGCGAGCTCAATGGCATCATGAGGCGGCCTTTCGTCAAGAGGTGTGTTTATTCTTGATTGCCTTACCTTTGGCCTTGTGGCTTGGTGACAATGGTTTGGAGCGTGCTCTATTGATCTTCTCTGTTGGTATGGTGCTAATTGTTGAGACTTTGAATTCCAGTGTCGAGGCGGTGGTTGACCGTATTAGTCATGAGCATCATGAATTATCTGGAAGGGCAAAAGATCTTGGTTCTGCGGCTGTGATGTTGGCGTTGATTTTGGCTGCAGTGGTTTGGTTAGTCATTTTGTTCGGCTGA
- the rpsT gene encoding 30S ribosomal protein S20, with the protein MANSAGSKKRARQAIKRRAHNGSLRSMVRTYLKKVDAAIEAGNQAEAQAAYVLATSKLDKAANKGLYHKNKAARHKSRLSAKIKALA; encoded by the coding sequence GTGGCAAATTCCGCCGGTTCAAAAAAACGTGCGCGCCAGGCAATCAAACGTCGCGCTCACAATGGTAGCCTTCGTTCTATGGTTCGCACTTACTTGAAAAAAGTAGACGCAGCTATCGAAGCAGGCAATCAAGCTGAAGCACAAGCAGCTTACGTTCTAGCGACTTCAAAGCTAGACAAAGCGGCTAACAAAGGCCTATACCACAAAAACAAAGCAGCTCGTCATAAGAGCCGCTTGAGTGCAAAAATCAAAGCACTGGCCTAA
- the murJ gene encoding murein biosynthesis integral membrane protein MurJ produces MSELDSSVTKKPNSLSLLRSGALVSICTFLSRILGLVRDAALASVLGASGSADAFFVAFKIPNFFRRLFAEGAFSQAFVPVLSDYRMKETQAEVRALVAAVTGSLSLVLLCVTALFMLCAPWVVYVFAPGFVDDAAQAELASQLLVITFPYLLFISLTALAGGILNAHGEYAVPAITPIFLNLSLIVATLVFARSAAQAEVAVAWGVFFAGLIQLLFQMPFLARLKLLPMPRLGFSHPGVKRILLLIGPALFGVSVGQINLLLDTVLASFLETGSITWLYLSDRLYELPLGIFAIAISTVILPSLSRSFSVGKASRFSDTMDWALRILLLIAVPSSLALFMLAEPLIATIFYRGELTANDVQKAAQSLQAYSLGLVFMMLIKVLAPGYFARQDTKTPVKIGIIAMASNMVFNLILVWPLGHVGLALATSMSAALNAFLLWFGLYKAKHHVFTSQWRVILRILLSATLALAACLYGYQQMGWQWTQMSDIQRVANTLLIVVSGIAVYLIVAFVAGLRPAILKQD; encoded by the coding sequence ATGTCGGAACTTGATTCTTCTGTAACCAAAAAACCTAACTCTTTGTCTTTATTGCGTTCTGGTGCGTTGGTTTCTATTTGTACCTTTCTTTCTCGTATTTTGGGTTTGGTTCGAGATGCTGCGTTGGCTTCTGTGTTGGGTGCCAGCGGTAGTGCGGATGCTTTTTTTGTTGCCTTTAAAATTCCTAATTTTTTTCGTCGATTGTTTGCTGAGGGTGCTTTTTCACAAGCCTTTGTTCCAGTATTAAGTGATTATCGTATGAAAGAAACACAGGCTGAAGTGCGAGCTTTGGTTGCAGCGGTCACTGGTTCGTTGAGTTTGGTGTTGTTGTGTGTCACAGCATTGTTTATGTTGTGCGCTCCTTGGGTAGTATATGTGTTTGCGCCTGGTTTTGTTGATGATGCGGCGCAAGCGGAATTGGCTTCACAATTGTTGGTGATTACTTTTCCGTATTTGTTGTTTATCTCATTGACCGCTTTGGCGGGCGGTATTCTAAATGCCCATGGCGAATACGCGGTGCCAGCGATTACCCCTATCTTTCTGAATTTATCACTTATTGTGGCGACATTAGTATTTGCTCGTTCTGCGGCTCAAGCTGAAGTAGCAGTTGCTTGGGGGGTATTTTTTGCGGGACTAATTCAGCTATTGTTTCAGATGCCCTTTTTGGCGCGTCTAAAACTCTTACCTATGCCACGCTTAGGATTTTCGCACCCGGGTGTTAAGCGCATTTTATTGTTGATCGGTCCTGCTTTATTTGGTGTTTCGGTTGGCCAAATTAATTTACTGTTGGACACGGTTTTGGCGTCGTTTTTGGAAACCGGAAGTATTACTTGGTTGTACTTGTCTGATCGTTTGTATGAATTGCCGTTGGGTATTTTTGCTATTGCCATTAGTACGGTAATTTTACCCTCTTTATCACGAAGCTTTTCGGTGGGGAAGGCATCGCGTTTCTCTGACACCATGGATTGGGCGTTGCGAATTTTGCTGCTTATCGCGGTACCGTCGTCATTGGCTTTGTTTATGTTAGCGGAACCTTTGATTGCAACCATTTTTTATCGTGGAGAATTGACCGCAAATGATGTGCAAAAAGCAGCGCAAAGTTTGCAAGCTTATTCGTTGGGTTTGGTTTTCATGATGCTGATTAAGGTCTTAGCGCCAGGTTATTTCGCACGCCAAGATACTAAAACGCCAGTGAAGATAGGCATTATTGCTATGGCGTCCAACATGGTTTTTAACTTAATTTTAGTGTGGCCTCTTGGGCATGTTGGCTTGGCTTTGGCGACCAGTATGTCGGCGGCTCTGAATGCTTTTTTATTATGGTTTGGTTTGTATAAAGCAAAACATCATGTGTTTACTTCGCAATGGCGCGTCATACTGCGCATTTTGTTGTCTGCCACTTTGGCGTTGGCAGCTTGTTTGTATGGTTATCAGCAAATGGGTTGGCAATGGACGCAAATGTCCGATATTCAGCGTGTTGCTAATACTCTGTTGATTGTTGTCTCAGGTATCGCTGTGTACCTGATAGTGGCTTTTGTAGCTGGGTTGCGCCCCGCCATTTTGAAACAGGATTAA
- the ribF gene encoding bifunctional riboflavin kinase/FAD synthetase — MELIRGIHNIRSRHKACVLTIGNFDGVHLGHSAILSRVKSLAKQYDAPAAIMIFEPQPREFFTPNSAPGRIGRLRDKVAFLADQGIDYILCMPFNPKLQQLDAEAFCQHILLDGLSVKHLVVGDDFRFGCDRQGDFNYLKGFGEQHQFVVENTPSVLNEVQQRVSSSLVRIALEHGDIKAAEMNMGHPVSLSGRVVHGQQLGRKLGFPTANVHLKGVKPALSGVYAVQLLINGECHNGVANIGVRPTVQGKTPILEVHLLDFEGDLYDQYVDVIFCQFIRAERKMSGLEELEKQIQCDKEEAIRFFNNQ; from the coding sequence ATGGAGTTAATTCGCGGTATTCATAATATCCGTTCTAGGCATAAGGCCTGCGTGCTGACGATTGGTAATTTTGATGGTGTTCATTTAGGTCACAGCGCCATTTTGTCGAGAGTGAAAAGCTTGGCAAAACAATATGATGCGCCTGCTGCCATTATGATTTTTGAGCCTCAGCCGAGAGAGTTCTTTACACCAAATAGCGCGCCAGGAAGAATCGGTAGATTGCGTGATAAAGTGGCTTTTTTGGCAGATCAAGGTATCGATTATATATTGTGCATGCCATTCAATCCTAAGTTACAGCAATTGGATGCTGAAGCGTTTTGTCAGCATATCTTGCTGGATGGCTTGTCGGTAAAGCATTTGGTGGTGGGTGATGACTTTCGTTTTGGTTGTGATCGTCAAGGGGATTTTAATTATTTAAAAGGCTTTGGTGAACAACATCAGTTTGTTGTGGAGAATACTCCATCCGTTTTAAATGAAGTACAGCAGCGAGTGAGCAGTTCTTTGGTTCGTATTGCTTTAGAGCATGGCGATATTAAAGCCGCGGAAATGAATATGGGTCATCCAGTGAGCTTGAGTGGACGAGTCGTTCATGGTCAGCAGTTAGGGCGCAAGCTTGGCTTTCCGACCGCTAATGTTCATTTAAAAGGTGTGAAGCCTGCTCTGTCTGGCGTTTATGCCGTGCAATTATTGATTAATGGCGAGTGTCATAATGGTGTTGCCAACATTGGCGTGCGTCCAACTGTACAAGGGAAAACGCCTATTTTAGAGGTGCATTTACTGGATTTTGAAGGTGATTTGTATGACCAATATGTGGATGTCATCTTCTGCCAATTTATTCGAGCCGAACGAAAAATGTCCGGCTTGGAAGAGTTAGAAAAACAAATTCAATGTGACAAAGAAGAAGCGATTCGCTTTTTCAACAATCAGTGA
- the ileS gene encoding isoleucine--tRNA ligase codes for MSDYKPTLNLPNTDFPMRGDLAKREPAMLKRWQDMDLYQKVREVSKGRKPFILHDGPPYANGSIHIGHAVNKILKDIIVKSKTVSGYDAPYIPGWDCHGLPIEHKVEQMIGKAGDKVSFKEFRAKCREYAYTQIEEQKKDFVRLGVMGDWEKPYLTMNFETEANIVRALGKIAENGHLVKGFKPVYWSVVGGSALAEAEVEYQDKTSLSLDVRYAPQDQAAFLEKFSDVTGEGPVSVVIWTTTPWTLPASQAVSIHPEFNYALVEVDMGQGKERLVLAEDMVPGIMQRYGQENYHVVGRAEGQSLANSKLNHPFFERDILLILGEHVTTDAGTGCVHTAPDHGVDDFNVGRVNGLGTINLVQDNGVYSDAAGEFAGMHVYKVDEAILEALNKHQALVHQSKIFHSYPHCWRTKTPLIFRATPQWFVSMDEKGLLDSAKDSIKGIKWTPSWGQNRMEGMLNNSPDWCVSRQRTWGVPIALFIDKETQELHPETPRLIEEVAQRIEKEGIDAWFELDAAELLGDEAEKYSKVTDTLDVWFDSGVTHYSVIDQREELSFPADLYLEGSDQHRGWFQSSLKTSIAIRGVPPYKGVLTHGFTVDGDGRKMSKSLGNVVSPQKVMSTLGADIIRLWVAATDYTGEMTVSDEILKRVADSYRRIRNTARFMLANLNGFDPAKDMVESEKMIALDRWIVDRAAQLQKEIDEAYNDYQFHAVNQKIQNFCSVDLGGFYLDVIKDRQYTTQPDSVARRSAQTALYHIVEAFTRWIAPVLSFTADEIWQALPGEHGESVFLETWYEGLTELSGDEELGRNFWKHVLEAKVATNKVLEAARNDGKIKASLSAEITLYCDDALRNVLDRLGEELRFVLIASDVKVLPLADASDDAVDSELAGLKVFVVTSSNEKCVRCWHHREEVGKREAHPELCDRCISNLPDGEGEERLYA; via the coding sequence ATGAGTGATTATAAACCGACACTGAATTTGCCAAACACGGATTTTCCGATGCGAGGCGATTTAGCAAAACGTGAACCTGCAATGCTTAAGCGTTGGCAGGATATGGATCTTTATCAAAAAGTACGTGAAGTAAGTAAAGGTCGTAAGCCATTCATTCTTCATGATGGCCCTCCATATGCCAATGGCAGCATTCATATTGGTCACGCGGTTAACAAAATCCTCAAAGACATTATTGTTAAATCGAAAACCGTGAGCGGATATGATGCGCCATACATTCCTGGTTGGGACTGTCACGGTCTGCCAATTGAGCACAAAGTTGAGCAAATGATTGGTAAAGCGGGCGACAAGGTGTCGTTCAAAGAATTCCGCGCCAAATGCCGTGAATACGCATACACGCAAATTGAAGAACAGAAAAAAGACTTTGTTCGTCTTGGTGTAATGGGAGATTGGGAGAAGCCTTATCTGACCATGAATTTTGAGACGGAAGCTAATATCGTTCGTGCGCTAGGTAAGATCGCTGAGAATGGTCATCTAGTTAAAGGCTTTAAGCCTGTTTACTGGAGTGTGGTTGGCGGTTCAGCTTTAGCCGAAGCGGAAGTGGAGTACCAAGATAAAACCTCCTTGTCTTTGGACGTGCGTTACGCGCCTCAAGACCAAGCGGCTTTCCTTGAGAAATTCTCTGATGTAACGGGAGAAGGTCCTGTTTCTGTGGTTATTTGGACAACCACACCATGGACTTTACCTGCTAGTCAGGCGGTCTCTATTCATCCAGAGTTTAATTATGCTTTGGTGGAAGTGGATATGGGGCAAGGTAAAGAACGCTTAGTGTTAGCGGAAGATATGGTGCCAGGTATCATGCAGCGTTACGGCCAAGAAAACTACCATGTTGTAGGTCGTGCAGAAGGACAGTCGTTAGCGAATAGTAAGCTGAATCACCCGTTCTTTGAACGTGATATTTTACTGATCCTGGGTGAGCATGTTACCACTGACGCTGGTACAGGTTGTGTGCATACCGCACCGGATCATGGTGTAGATGATTTTAATGTTGGTCGTGTGAATGGTTTAGGTACCATCAACCTAGTACAAGACAATGGTGTTTATTCGGATGCGGCCGGTGAATTTGCTGGTATGCATGTTTATAAGGTGGATGAGGCCATTCTTGAGGCTTTAAATAAGCATCAGGCGCTGGTTCATCAGTCGAAAATCTTCCACAGTTACCCGCATTGCTGGCGTACTAAAACACCTTTGATTTTCCGTGCAACACCGCAATGGTTCGTCAGCATGGATGAGAAAGGTTTGTTGGATTCTGCTAAAGACTCTATAAAAGGTATTAAGTGGACACCAAGCTGGGGGCAAAATCGCATGGAAGGCATGCTGAATAATAGCCCAGACTGGTGTGTGTCTCGTCAACGTACTTGGGGTGTGCCAATTGCTTTGTTTATAGACAAAGAAACACAAGAGTTGCACCCAGAGACACCGCGTCTTATCGAAGAAGTGGCACAACGTATTGAGAAAGAAGGTATCGATGCTTGGTTTGAACTTGATGCAGCTGAATTGCTTGGCGATGAAGCTGAGAAGTACAGCAAAGTAACGGATACTTTAGATGTGTGGTTCGATTCTGGTGTGACACATTACTCAGTTATTGATCAGCGTGAAGAGTTAAGCTTCCCTGCTGACCTATATCTTGAAGGGTCGGATCAGCATCGTGGCTGGTTCCAGTCATCTTTGAAAACGTCTATCGCGATTCGTGGTGTGCCACCTTATAAAGGTGTGTTGACTCACGGTTTTACGGTAGATGGTGATGGCCGTAAGATGTCTAAATCGTTGGGTAATGTGGTTTCACCGCAGAAAGTGATGAGTACTCTGGGTGCCGACATTATCCGTTTGTGGGTTGCCGCGACGGATTACACGGGTGAAATGACGGTTTCTGACGAAATACTAAAGCGTGTCGCAGATTCTTACCGTCGTATTCGTAATACCGCGCGTTTCATGTTGGCCAATTTGAATGGCTTTGATCCGGCGAAAGATATGGTTGAGAGTGAAAAAATGATCGCTCTTGATCGTTGGATCGTAGACCGTGCTGCGCAGTTGCAAAAAGAGATCGATGAAGCTTACAACGATTACCAGTTCCACGCAGTGAATCAAAAGATTCAAAATTTCTGTTCTGTGGATTTAGGTGGTTTCTACCTAGATGTTATCAAAGATCGTCAGTATACGACTCAGCCAGACAGTGTGGCGCGTCGTTCTGCGCAAACTGCTTTGTATCACATTGTTGAAGCCTTTACTCGTTGGATTGCTCCAGTATTGAGCTTTACGGCTGATGAAATCTGGCAGGCACTCCCAGGTGAACATGGTGAATCTGTGTTCCTAGAAACTTGGTATGAAGGTCTGACGGAATTGTCTGGTGACGAAGAGCTTGGTCGTAATTTTTGGAAACATGTGTTGGAAGCGAAAGTAGCAACCAACAAAGTGCTAGAAGCGGCGCGTAATGACGGTAAGATTAAAGCGAGTTTGAGTGCGGAAATTACATTGTACTGCGATGATGCTTTGAGAAATGTGTTGGATCGCTTGGGTGAAGAACTGCGCTTTGTATTGATTGCGTCTGATGTCAAAGTATTGCCTTTGGCGGATGCATCTGATGATGCAGTTGACTCAGAATTGGCTGGCCTGAAAGTATTTGTTGTGACCAGCTCGAACGAGAAATGTGTTCGTTGTTGGCATCACAGAGAAGAAGTGGGCAAGCGTGAAGCGCATCCAGAATTGTGTGATCGTTGCATTAGCAACCTACCGGATGGAGAAGGTGAAGAGCGCCTTTATGCTTAA
- the lspA gene encoding signal peptidase II translates to MLNQMKLTYIRQQLQHWWALALAVFALDWVTKQVIEANLHYGQEIALLPVFDLTLRYNTGAAFSFLAQAGGWQRWFFSLIAIAVVIGISWRLVKIAKTHVLEASSLSLILGGAVGNLYDRLVYGHVVDFLQFHWQQSWYFPAFNVADSAITIGVILMLVESFISPKQTGDDK, encoded by the coding sequence ATGCTTAATCAGATGAAGCTGACTTATATCAGACAACAACTGCAGCACTGGTGGGCGCTGGCATTGGCTGTTTTTGCATTGGATTGGGTCACAAAACAGGTAATTGAGGCGAACTTGCACTACGGGCAAGAAATCGCTTTGTTGCCGGTATTTGATTTGACCCTACGTTACAACACTGGGGCGGCGTTCAGTTTCTTGGCGCAAGCTGGTGGTTGGCAGCGTTGGTTCTTTTCGTTGATCGCAATTGCTGTGGTAATAGGTATAAGTTGGCGTTTGGTTAAAATTGCCAAAACCCATGTGCTTGAAGCCTCATCATTGAGTTTGATTTTGGGTGGTGCTGTGGGCAATTTATATGATCGTCTAGTGTATGGTCATGTTGTGGATTTCTTACAATTTCACTGGCAGCAATCTTGGTATTTTCCTGCCTTTAATGTAGCGGACAGTGCGATTACGATTGGGGTTATCTTGATGCTTGTTGAAAGTTTCATTAGCCCTAAGCAAACAGGTGACGATAAATGA
- a CDS encoding peptidylprolyl isomerase, giving the protein MSSITAQSRITLHFELALDDGQIVDSNFEQVPATFNFGDGSLLPAFEEALLGLEKGSEASFVMPPEKAFGAHNESNLQRIPRAQFDMDLQEGMVVSFADVSKNELPGVIAEIGAEDVLVDFNHPLAGRTLTFKVQIISVEETA; this is encoded by the coding sequence ATGAGTTCAATTACAGCGCAAAGTCGTATTACCCTCCATTTTGAATTGGCGTTGGACGATGGTCAGATAGTTGATTCAAATTTTGAACAAGTACCTGCGACTTTTAATTTTGGGGATGGTAGTTTGCTACCCGCTTTTGAAGAGGCTCTTCTGGGGTTGGAGAAAGGATCAGAAGCGAGCTTTGTTATGCCTCCTGAAAAGGCGTTTGGTGCACATAATGAAAGCAATTTGCAGCGTATTCCTCGAGCTCAATTTGATATGGATCTTCAAGAAGGCATGGTGGTTTCCTTCGCTGATGTGAGTAAAAATGAGTTGCCTGGAGTGATTGCTGAAATTGGTGCTGAAGATGTATTGGTGGATTTCAATCACCCTTTAGCTGGGCGAACTTTGACTTTTAAAGTGCAGATTATCTCTGTCGAGGAGACCGCATGA
- the ispH gene encoding 4-hydroxy-3-methylbut-2-enyl diphosphate reductase: MSFAIQLANPRGFCAGVDRAIDIVNRCLDLFEAPIYVRHEVVHNKFVVESLKARGAVFVDELHQVPDDNIVIFSAHGVSKAVRDEATNRGLKIFDATCPLVTKVHLEVLRYSRDGMECVLIGHDGHPEVEGTMGQYDDSKGGAIYLVESPDDVAKLTVRNPDKLAFVTQTTLSMDDTSIVIDALREYFPLIRGPKKDDICYATQNRQDAVKTLAENSQLVLVVGSVNSSNSNRLKELAERMGAKAHLIDNASEINRDWLQGISSVGVTAGASAPEVLVNEVIDRLISEGGSSPEELKGREENVSFSMPKELRIVEL, translated from the coding sequence ATGAGCTTTGCCATTCAGCTGGCTAACCCAAGAGGTTTTTGTGCAGGTGTAGATCGGGCAATCGACATTGTAAACCGTTGTCTTGATCTATTTGAAGCGCCTATCTACGTGCGGCATGAGGTTGTTCATAATAAGTTTGTAGTGGAATCATTGAAAGCTCGCGGTGCTGTTTTTGTCGATGAGCTTCATCAAGTACCTGATGATAATATTGTGATTTTTAGTGCCCATGGCGTGTCTAAAGCGGTAAGAGACGAGGCTACAAATCGTGGCTTAAAAATATTTGATGCTACATGTCCTTTGGTAACGAAAGTACACCTAGAAGTATTGCGTTACTCGCGTGATGGCATGGAATGTGTGCTGATTGGCCATGATGGACATCCAGAGGTCGAAGGTACTATGGGTCAGTATGATGACTCAAAAGGCGGTGCTATATATTTGGTTGAAAGTCCAGATGATGTGGCAAAGTTAACAGTTAGAAATCCAGATAAATTGGCTTTTGTTACGCAAACTACATTGTCTATGGATGATACCTCCATTGTCATTGATGCTTTAAGAGAATATTTTCCACTCATTCGTGGTCCTAAAAAAGACGATATTTGCTATGCAACGCAGAACCGTCAAGATGCCGTGAAAACCTTAGCGGAAAATTCACAGCTGGTATTGGTTGTGGGTTCGGTGAATAGTTCTAATTCTAATCGTCTCAAGGAACTTGCTGAGAGAATGGGGGCAAAGGCTCATTTAATTGATAATGCAAGTGAGATTAATCGTGATTGGTTACAAGGGATTAGTAGCGTAGGCGTAACTGCTGGAGCATCGGCGCCAGAGGTGTTAGTGAATGAGGTGATTGATCGCCTTATTAGTGAAGGGGGCTCATCGCCAGAAGAGCTTAAGGGCAGAGAAGAAAATGTGTCCTTTTCAATGCCGAAAGAGTTGAGAATAGTCGAGCTTTGA